The following proteins are encoded in a genomic region of Pseudomonas sp. Os17:
- a CDS encoding Mpo1 family 2-hydroxy fatty acid dioxygenase, with protein MKSLVDHLSQYAAYHRDPRNIASHFIGIPMIVLAVAVLLSRPTWPLAGMVVSPAVLLALASAVFYLRLELRLGVLMSVLMGLSVWAGQALAAQSTGLWLSSGLGLFVIGWVIQFIGHYYEGRKPAFVDDLSGLIVGPLFVVAELAFLLGLRHDLKQAIEQRSGPVALRQKKAMI; from the coding sequence ATGAAAAGCCTCGTTGATCATCTCAGTCAATACGCCGCCTACCACCGCGACCCGCGCAACATTGCCAGCCACTTTATCGGCATTCCCATGATCGTACTGGCGGTGGCGGTGCTGCTGTCCCGTCCCACCTGGCCACTGGCGGGGATGGTGGTGTCGCCGGCCGTGCTGCTGGCCCTGGCCTCGGCCGTGTTCTACCTGCGCCTGGAGTTGCGCCTGGGCGTGTTGATGAGTGTGCTGATGGGTCTGTCGGTCTGGGCCGGGCAGGCGCTGGCAGCACAAAGCACCGGGCTCTGGTTGAGCAGCGGCCTGGGCCTGTTCGTGATCGGTTGGGTGATCCAGTTCATCGGCCATTACTACGAGGGCCGCAAGCCGGCCTTTGTCGATGATCTTTCCGGGCTGATTGTCGGCCCGCTGTTCGTGGTGGCCGAACTGGCGTTCCTGCTGGGGCTGCGCCATGACTTGAAGCAGGCGATCGAGCAGCGCTCGGGCCCCGTGGCCCTGCGCCAGAAAAAAGCCATGATCTGA
- a CDS encoding Crp/Fnr family transcriptional regulator, with the protein MDMQQWRECLMTGQWFSHLPDSLQNSLLAGARLRRLAPGQCLFLRGDPPCGLYAVLEGTVRVGAVSEQGKEALLSLMQAPHWFGEICLFDGQPRTHDAYAEGACTLLQVPQSSLLQLLEQQPQYWRQFALLMSHKLRLAFINLEQLSLMPAPARVASRLLAIAAGYGEVTQRRNLLQLPQEQLALMLSLSRQTTNQILKDLQSQGILRLSYGEIEILDTDRLRALAGPA; encoded by the coding sequence ATGGACATGCAGCAGTGGCGTGAATGCCTGATGACCGGCCAGTGGTTCAGCCACCTGCCGGATTCCTTACAGAATAGTTTGCTCGCCGGTGCCCGCCTGCGCCGATTGGCGCCGGGGCAATGCCTGTTCCTGCGGGGTGATCCACCCTGCGGTTTGTATGCGGTGCTGGAAGGAACGGTGCGGGTGGGCGCGGTCAGCGAACAGGGCAAGGAAGCCTTGCTCAGCCTGATGCAGGCGCCCCACTGGTTCGGCGAGATCTGCCTGTTCGACGGCCAGCCGCGCACCCACGATGCCTACGCTGAGGGTGCCTGCACCTTGCTCCAGGTGCCGCAGTCGAGCTTGTTGCAACTGCTGGAGCAACAGCCGCAGTACTGGCGTCAGTTTGCCCTGTTGATGAGCCACAAACTGCGCCTGGCCTTTATCAACCTGGAGCAGCTGAGCCTGATGCCGGCGCCGGCCCGTGTGGCCAGCCGCCTGCTGGCGATCGCTGCCGGCTACGGCGAAGTGACCCAGCGCCGCAACCTGCTGCAACTGCCCCAGGAGCAACTGGCACTGATGCTCTCGCTCTCGCGCCAGACCACCAACCAGATCCTCAAGGACCTGCAGAGCCAGGGCATCCTGCGCCTGAGCTACGGCGAGATCGAAATCCTCGACACCGACCGCCTGCGCGCCCTCGCCGGCCCCGCGTAG
- the uraH gene encoding hydroxyisourate hydrolase — translation MNVLRNGLAAIGFCGLSSLALAAGNPLSVHVLNLENGLPSPGVKVTLEQHVGQDWKALSSGVTNEQGRISELFPAGQALTAGEYRVVFKTGEYFKQAKRDTFFPEIPVIFEVKQTEQHYHIPLLLSPYGFSTYRGS, via the coding sequence ATGAACGTTTTGCGTAATGGCCTGGCCGCTATCGGCTTCTGCGGCCTGTCGAGCCTGGCCCTGGCGGCGGGCAATCCCTTGAGCGTGCACGTGCTGAACCTGGAAAACGGTTTGCCCTCGCCGGGGGTCAAGGTGACCCTGGAGCAGCATGTGGGCCAGGACTGGAAAGCCTTGTCCAGCGGCGTCACCAACGAACAGGGGCGGATCAGCGAGCTGTTTCCCGCGGGCCAGGCGCTGACGGCGGGTGAATACCGGGTAGTGTTCAAGACCGGCGAATACTTCAAGCAGGCCAAGCGCGACACCTTCTTCCCCGAGATCCCGGTGATCTTCGAGGTCAAGCAGACCGAGCAGCATTACCACATTCCGTTGCTGCTCAGCCCTTATGGGTTCTCGACCTATCGTGGTTCGTAG
- a CDS encoding GlcG/HbpS family heme-binding protein, translated as MMCKTLLLSLGLGLAGSALAAPDLPRHAELDLATARQLADASLAQCTAVVSVLDRGGNLLVTLRSDGVGPHNTVASQRKAYTALSTKTPSRLFAERARNNPEAANLNTLPELLLLGGGIPLFADNQLVGAMGIAGAGGAAQDEACALQAAQRVGLAAEAGHQ; from the coding sequence ATGATGTGCAAAACCCTTCTTCTAAGTCTTGGCCTGGGCCTTGCCGGCAGCGCCCTGGCGGCCCCGGACCTGCCCCGTCACGCCGAGCTGGACCTGGCCACCGCCCGTCAGTTGGCCGACGCCAGCCTGGCCCAGTGCACGGCCGTGGTGTCGGTGCTGGACCGTGGCGGCAACCTGCTGGTGACCTTGCGCAGTGATGGCGTCGGCCCGCACAACACCGTCGCCAGCCAGCGCAAGGCCTATACCGCGCTGTCCACCAAGACCCCGAGCCGGCTGTTCGCCGAACGGGCGCGCAATAACCCCGAGGCGGCCAATCTCAACACCTTGCCGGAGCTGCTGTTGCTCGGCGGCGGCATTCCATTGTTTGCCGATAACCAGCTGGTGGGCGCGATGGGTATTGCCGGTGCGGGCGGCGCGGCGCAGGACGAGGCGTGCGCGTTACAGGCGGCACAGCGGGTGGGGTTGGCGGCCGAGGCCGGACATCAGTGA
- a CDS encoding heavy metal response regulator transcription factor: protein MRLLVVEDEAKTANFLAKGLGESGFAVDVALNGLDGRYFIEQQEYDLIILDVMLPGLNGWQLLQLIRQRGATPVLFLTAKDAIEDRVRGLELGADDYLLKPFAFAELLARVRTLLRRGPLREAESFSIADLEIDVLRRRVSRGGQRIALTNKEFALLHLLASRQGEVLSRTLIASQVWNLNFDSDTNMVEVAVRRLRAKVDDPYMPKLIHTVRGVGYQLEAPDETL, encoded by the coding sequence ATGCGTTTGCTGGTAGTTGAAGACGAAGCCAAGACCGCGAATTTCCTTGCCAAGGGCCTGGGAGAGTCCGGATTCGCCGTGGACGTGGCCCTGAACGGCCTGGACGGGCGCTATTTCATCGAGCAGCAGGAATACGACCTGATCATCCTCGACGTGATGCTCCCGGGCCTCAATGGTTGGCAGTTGCTGCAACTGATCCGCCAGCGCGGCGCCACCCCGGTGCTGTTCCTCACCGCCAAGGACGCCATCGAAGACCGGGTGCGCGGCCTGGAACTGGGTGCCGACGACTACCTGCTCAAGCCCTTCGCCTTCGCCGAACTGCTGGCCCGGGTGCGCACCCTGCTGCGCCGTGGGCCGCTGCGCGAGGCCGAGTCCTTCAGCATCGCCGACCTTGAGATCGACGTGCTGCGCCGTCGGGTCAGCCGCGGTGGCCAGCGCATCGCCCTGACCAACAAGGAGTTCGCCCTGCTGCACCTGTTGGCCAGCCGCCAGGGCGAAGTGCTGTCGCGGACCCTGATTGCTTCCCAGGTGTGGAACCTGAATTTCGACAGCGACACCAACATGGTGGAAGTGGCGGTGCGCCGGTTGCGGGCCAAGGTCGACGATCCCTACATGCCCAAGCTGATCCACACCGTGCGTGGCGTCGGCTACCAGCTGGAAGCCCCGGATGAAACGCTCTAG
- a CDS encoding heavy metal sensor histidine kinase, with the protein MKRSSSIAWRLALAFAAVCALVLSVIGVFLYRSLAGEIAYRDDLALLGRLEQVRALLQDSDSLDALQARPRLYQNMLGNQDSLLLVLRADGSTVIGINPRQQRLPELLPIAQERRPQRGDIRLWPGSDHVPVALLAGQASGPKGEVLTVIAGKILSEREQMLASYRLRLYLAVGLGALLAFALGLLLLRRGLQPLRQLSESVREIDLRSLDRRLHTTGIPAEFHEPVQALNAMLARLEESFQRLSQFSADLAHEIRTPLHNLLGSNGLALNQPRSAAEYQEVLASNMEEFERLGRMAENLLFLARAEQADAALDRQLLSLSGVGAQLCDYFEALADDRQIRLENGFFGELQADQQLLQRALGNLLANAVRHADAGSLIRLRRRDEAGWCWLQVHNQGPAIAPEHLPRLFDRFYRVDPSRAEPGDSGGLGLAIVRSIMLLHGGQVQVASDDRGTVFELGFPLL; encoded by the coding sequence ATGAAACGCTCTAGTTCCATCGCCTGGCGGCTGGCCCTGGCCTTTGCCGCGGTCTGCGCCCTGGTGCTCAGCGTGATTGGGGTGTTTCTCTACCGCTCCCTGGCCGGGGAAATCGCCTACCGCGACGACCTCGCCCTGCTCGGGCGCCTGGAGCAGGTGCGGGCCCTGCTCCAGGACAGCGACAGCCTGGACGCCCTGCAAGCCCGGCCCCGGCTGTACCAGAACATGCTGGGCAACCAGGACAGCCTGCTGCTGGTGCTGCGGGCCGATGGCTCGACGGTGATCGGCATCAACCCGCGGCAACAGCGCTTGCCCGAGCTGCTGCCGATCGCCCAGGAGCGGCGCCCGCAACGCGGCGACATCCGGCTCTGGCCGGGCAGCGACCACGTCCCGGTGGCGCTGCTGGCGGGGCAGGCCAGCGGCCCCAAGGGCGAGGTCCTGACGGTGATTGCCGGAAAGATCCTCAGCGAGCGCGAGCAGATGCTCGCCAGCTATCGCCTGCGCCTGTACCTGGCGGTAGGCCTGGGGGCCTTGCTGGCCTTCGCCCTGGGCCTGCTGTTGTTACGCCGGGGCTTGCAGCCCCTGCGCCAGCTCAGCGAGTCGGTGCGCGAGATCGATCTGCGCAGCCTCGACCGGCGCCTGCACACCACCGGCATTCCCGCCGAATTCCACGAGCCGGTGCAAGCCTTGAACGCCATGCTGGCGCGCCTGGAAGAGAGCTTTCAGCGCTTGTCGCAGTTCTCCGCCGACCTGGCCCATGAAATCCGCACGCCGTTGCACAACCTCCTGGGCAGCAACGGCCTGGCCCTGAACCAGCCGCGCAGCGCCGCGGAGTACCAGGAAGTGCTGGCCTCCAACATGGAGGAGTTCGAGCGCCTGGGACGCATGGCCGAGAACCTGCTGTTCCTGGCCCGGGCCGAACAGGCCGATGCGGCGCTGGACCGCCAGCTGCTGTCACTCTCGGGCGTCGGCGCGCAGTTGTGCGACTACTTCGAGGCCCTGGCCGATGACCGGCAGATCCGTCTGGAAAACGGCTTTTTCGGTGAGCTGCAGGCCGACCAGCAACTGCTGCAACGGGCCCTGGGCAACCTCCTGGCCAACGCCGTGCGCCACGCCGACGCGGGTTCGCTGATCCGCCTGCGGCGCCGTGACGAAGCGGGCTGGTGCTGGCTGCAGGTGCACAACCAGGGTCCGGCGATTGCCCCTGAACACCTGCCCCGATTGTTCGACCGCTTCTACCGGGTCGACCCCTCTCGCGCCGAACCGGGGGATTCCGGCGGCCTGGGGCTGGCCATCGTGCGCTCGATCATGCTGCTGCATGGCGGTCAGGTGCAGGTGGCGAGCGATGACCGAGGCACGGTATTCGAACTGGGCTTCCCCCTCCTGTAG
- a CDS encoding AraC family transcriptional regulator, with protein sequence MTEATSLASWTRALRKQLDALDLDSDALCREAGLDPQWMDDPNARYPLSATTRLWHLAVQASGDPAIGLRVSRFVSPTTFHALGYALVASGSLREVFERIVRYHQVVSDALELALTREPDRYRFFLKVPEGAPRPAIEAIDAFAAIYVRTCRNRLGRDYAPLAVHLRRPAPADPSQWHKVFRCPVHFAAADDCLEFGLHDFDSHLDDANPELAEHNEAVLKRTLLQLRPLTWERKVRGVIEAQLPEGEPSAERVAQALHLSLRSLQRHLADEGTRFDTLLNECRENLALLHLRDLECSLSEISYLLGFADASSFSRAFKRWTGMTPGQFRDGLR encoded by the coding sequence ATGACCGAAGCCACCTCCCTCGCCAGCTGGACCCGCGCCTTGCGCAAGCAACTGGACGCCCTCGACCTCGACAGCGACGCGCTGTGCCGCGAGGCCGGCCTCGACCCGCAATGGATGGACGACCCCAACGCCCGCTACCCGCTGTCGGCCACCACCCGCCTGTGGCATCTGGCGGTGCAGGCCAGCGGCGATCCGGCCATTGGCCTGCGGGTGTCGCGCTTTGTCAGCCCCACCACCTTCCATGCCCTGGGCTACGCCCTGGTGGCCAGCGGCAGCCTGCGAGAAGTGTTCGAACGCATCGTGCGTTATCACCAGGTGGTCAGCGACGCCCTGGAACTGGCCCTGACCCGCGAGCCGGACCGCTACCGCTTCTTCCTCAAGGTGCCCGAAGGCGCGCCGCGGCCGGCCATCGAGGCGATCGACGCCTTTGCCGCGATCTACGTGCGCACCTGCCGCAACCGCCTGGGCCGCGACTACGCGCCGCTGGCCGTACATTTGCGGCGCCCGGCCCCGGCGGACCCGAGCCAGTGGCACAAGGTGTTCCGCTGCCCGGTGCACTTTGCCGCGGCCGACGATTGCCTGGAATTCGGCCTGCACGATTTCGACAGCCACCTGGACGACGCCAACCCGGAACTGGCCGAACACAACGAAGCGGTGCTCAAGCGCACCCTGCTGCAACTGCGGCCCCTGACCTGGGAGCGCAAGGTGCGCGGGGTGATCGAAGCCCAATTGCCGGAAGGCGAGCCCTCCGCGGAACGGGTGGCCCAGGCCCTGCACCTGAGTTTGCGCAGCCTGCAACGGCACCTGGCGGATGAAGGCACGCGCTTCGACACCCTGCTCAACGAATGCCGGGAGAACCTCGCCCTGCTGCACCTGCGGGACCTGGAATGCTCCCTGAGCGAGATCAGCTACCTGCTGGGTTTTGCCGATGCCAGCAGCTTCAGCCGGGCCTTCAAACGCTGGACCGGGATGACCCCGGGGCAGTTTCGCGACGGTTTGCGCTGA
- a CDS encoding fatty acid desaturase, with product MQGISASPERMNAQQRAAHIRQVVLARGDELRRRFPLLRHQDALGAGILLVALSGMLGSAALYVGGYLAWWACLLLNAFFASLTHELEHDLIHSMYFRKQRLPHNLMLALVWLARPSTINPWVRRHLHLNHHKVSGSESDIEERAITNGEPWGIARLLMVGDNMMAAFIRLLRAPGARRKLRILGRTLAVYAPLALLHWGAWYLFLGFHGANGIAAWLGSPIQWSPDTLALMHGIDIAVVVIIGPNVLRTFCLHFVSSNMHYYGDIEPGNVIQQTQVLNPWWMWPLQAFCCNFGSTHGIHHFVVKEPFYIRQLTAPVAHKVMAEMGVRFNDFGTFCPGPTAFHPVEQVATQPARNARA from the coding sequence ATGCAGGGTATTTCTGCAAGCCCCGAGCGGATGAACGCACAACAGCGAGCGGCGCACATTCGCCAGGTGGTCCTGGCCCGGGGCGATGAACTGCGCCGGCGCTTCCCCTTGCTGCGGCACCAGGACGCCCTGGGCGCGGGGATTTTGCTAGTCGCCCTGTCCGGGATGCTGGGGTCAGCGGCGCTCTATGTCGGTGGCTACCTGGCCTGGTGGGCGTGCCTGCTGCTCAACGCGTTCTTCGCGTCCCTGACCCACGAGCTGGAACACGACCTGATCCACAGCATGTACTTTCGCAAGCAGCGCCTGCCCCACAACCTGATGCTGGCGCTGGTCTGGCTGGCGCGGCCGAGCACCATCAACCCCTGGGTGCGGCGTCATCTGCACCTCAATCACCACAAGGTGTCCGGCAGCGAGAGCGATATCGAAGAGCGCGCCATCACCAACGGCGAACCCTGGGGCATCGCCCGCCTGCTGATGGTCGGGGACAACATGATGGCGGCCTTCATCCGCCTGCTGCGGGCACCGGGGGCCAGGCGCAAGCTGCGCATCCTCGGCCGCACCCTGGCCGTCTACGCGCCCCTGGCCTTGCTGCACTGGGGCGCCTGGTACCTGTTCCTCGGTTTTCATGGGGCCAATGGCATCGCCGCGTGGCTCGGCAGCCCGATCCAGTGGTCACCGGACACCCTGGCGCTGATGCACGGCATTGATATCGCCGTGGTGGTGATCATCGGCCCCAACGTGCTGCGCACCTTCTGCCTGCACTTCGTCAGCTCCAACATGCACTACTACGGCGATATCGAACCGGGCAACGTGATCCAGCAGACCCAGGTGCTCAACCCCTGGTGGATGTGGCCGCTGCAGGCCTTCTGCTGCAACTTCGGCAGCACCCACGGCATCCACCATTTCGTGGTCAAGGAACCCTTCTACATTCGCCAGCTGACGGCGCCGGTGGCGCATAAAGTGATGGCCGAGATGGGCGTGCGCTTCAACGATTTCGGCACCTTTTGCCCCGGGCCAACCGCCTTTCATCCCGTGGAGCAGGTGGCGACGCAACCTGCGCGTAACGCCCGGGCTTGA
- a CDS encoding pesticin immunity protein, with translation MNSAVRRLIAVALMSVGGLSLADPVAQGRDEALALSILKHLEVNGFRNSLRPRHYPDGTTLGQTPYRIYEKAAGAEGTYNATDEEQSWVYSVRVMEQGKQGITICFVDQNLHGSYLAASPLRVEKNRAGHYVVVKELPTTPACRITRG, from the coding sequence ATGAACAGTGCGGTAAGGCGATTGATCGCCGTTGCCTTGATGAGTGTGGGCGGTCTGTCGCTGGCCGACCCGGTGGCGCAGGGCCGCGACGAGGCGCTGGCGCTGAGTATCTTGAAGCATCTGGAAGTGAACGGTTTTCGCAATTCCTTAAGGCCGCGGCACTACCCGGACGGCACCACGCTGGGCCAGACGCCCTATCGGATCTACGAGAAGGCCGCAGGCGCCGAGGGCACCTACAACGCGACGGACGAAGAACAAAGCTGGGTCTACAGCGTCAGGGTGATGGAGCAGGGGAAGCAGGGCATCACCATCTGTTTTGTCGACCAGAACCTGCACGGTAGCTACCTGGCCGCTTCGCCGTTGCGGGTCGAGAAAAACCGGGCGGGGCATTACGTCGTGGTCAAGGAACTGCCAACAACCCCGGCCTGCCGCATCACCCGAGGCTGA
- a CDS encoding arylsulfatase, with protein MPQRPNFLVILADDLGFSDLGAFGGEIATPNLDALAFNGLRLTDFHTAPTCSPTRSMLLTGTDHHIAGIGTMAEALTPELIGKPGYEGYLNDRVVALPELLREAGYQTLMSGKWHLGLTAERAPHARGFERSFSLLPGAANHYGFEPTYDEHTPGLLKSTPALYIEDDRFIDELPADFYSSDAFGDKLLQYLKERDQSRPFFAYLPFSAPHWPLQAPEEIVAKYRGRYDAGPEVLRRERLEKLKALGLIDAAIEPHPLINLNAEWDALSDEQRQVSARAMEVYAAMVERMDWNIGRVVDYLRQQGQLDNTLILFMSDNGAEGALLEAFPKFGPELLTYLNQHYDNRLENIGRANSYVWYGPAWAQAATAPSRLFKAFTTQGGIRVPALLHYPQLPLKGQISHGFGTVMDITPTLLDLAGVRHPGKRWRGRDVAPLRGKSWLGFLSGETAQVHDQHTVTGWELFGRRAIRQGQWKAVYIPGPVGPATWQLYDLSQDPGEIHDLAQSQPDKLRTLLEEWQRYVDETGVILSESPFQPD; from the coding sequence ATGCCGCAACGCCCCAACTTTCTGGTGATCCTGGCCGACGACCTGGGCTTCTCCGACCTCGGCGCCTTCGGTGGCGAGATCGCCACGCCGAACCTCGACGCCCTGGCCTTCAACGGCCTGCGCCTGACCGATTTCCACACCGCCCCGACCTGCTCGCCGACCCGCTCCATGCTGCTCACCGGCACCGACCACCACATTGCCGGGATCGGCACCATGGCCGAGGCCCTGACCCCCGAGCTGATCGGCAAGCCGGGCTACGAGGGCTACCTCAACGACCGCGTGGTGGCCCTGCCGGAGCTGCTGCGCGAAGCCGGCTACCAGACCCTGATGAGCGGCAAGTGGCACCTGGGGCTGACCGCCGAACGCGCGCCCCATGCCCGGGGCTTCGAGCGTTCGTTCTCGCTGCTGCCGGGGGCGGCCAACCACTACGGCTTCGAGCCGACCTACGACGAACACACCCCCGGGCTGCTCAAATCCACCCCGGCGCTGTACATCGAGGACGACCGCTTCATCGATGAGCTGCCGGCGGATTTCTATTCCTCCGACGCCTTCGGCGACAAGCTTTTGCAGTACCTGAAGGAGCGCGACCAGAGCCGGCCGTTCTTCGCCTACCTGCCGTTCTCGGCGCCCCACTGGCCGCTGCAGGCCCCCGAGGAAATCGTCGCCAAGTACCGCGGCCGCTATGACGCCGGCCCCGAGGTGCTGCGCCGCGAGCGCCTGGAAAAACTCAAGGCCCTGGGCCTGATCGATGCCGCGATAGAGCCCCATCCGCTGATCAACCTGAACGCCGAGTGGGATGCCCTGAGCGATGAACAGCGGCAGGTTTCGGCGCGGGCCATGGAGGTGTATGCGGCGATGGTCGAGCGCATGGACTGGAACATCGGCCGGGTGGTGGATTACCTGCGCCAGCAGGGCCAGCTGGACAACACCCTGATCCTGTTCATGTCCGACAACGGCGCCGAGGGCGCGCTGCTGGAGGCCTTTCCCAAGTTCGGGCCGGAGCTTTTGACCTACCTCAACCAGCACTACGACAACCGCCTGGAGAACATCGGCCGGGCCAACTCCTACGTCTGGTACGGCCCGGCCTGGGCCCAGGCGGCCACGGCGCCGTCGCGGCTGTTCAAGGCCTTCACCACCCAGGGCGGGATTCGCGTGCCGGCGCTGCTGCATTACCCGCAACTGCCGCTCAAGGGGCAGATCAGCCACGGCTTCGGCACGGTGATGGACATCACCCCGACCCTGCTCGACCTGGCCGGCGTGCGCCACCCCGGCAAGCGCTGGCGCGGGCGCGACGTGGCGCCGCTGCGGGGCAAGTCCTGGCTGGGCTTTCTCTCCGGCGAAACCGCCCAGGTGCATGACCAGCACACGGTGACCGGCTGGGAGCTGTTCGGCCGCCGGGCGATCCGCCAGGGCCAGTGGAAAGCGGTGTACATCCCCGGCCCCGTGGGCCCGGCGACCTGGCAGCTGTACGACCTGAGCCAGGACCCGGGGGAAATTCACGACCTGGCCCAGAGCCAACCGGACAAACTGCGTACCCTGCTGGAGGAATGGCAGCGCTACGTGGATGAAACCGGGGTGATCCTCAGCGAATCGCCGTTTCAGCCGGATTGA
- a CDS encoding ABC transporter ATP-binding protein → MNAPLVSFNHVGKTFAVAGGEVEAIREFNLDIAEGEFVAIVGSSGCGKSTLLRLLIGLDTEFRGEIRVDGQRVSGIGSERGIVFQEHRLFPWLTVAENIGLGLVNEPLSAAERQRRIDDFIELVGLKDFTRAYPHQLSGGMAQRVAIARGLVASPRILLLDEPFGALDALTRQQMQDELLAIRERAKITTVLVTHDVEEAIFLADRVVVMEPRPGRIKRVVEVALPHPRQRSAFDFHQLREELLHELTSDDHYQAPQPVQIRDLPLTFIAC, encoded by the coding sequence ATGAACGCACCCCTGGTCAGTTTCAATCACGTGGGCAAGACCTTCGCCGTCGCCGGTGGCGAGGTGGAGGCGATCCGCGAATTCAACCTGGACATCGCCGAGGGCGAGTTCGTCGCCATCGTCGGTTCCAGCGGCTGCGGCAAGTCCACCCTGCTGCGCTTGCTGATCGGCCTGGACACCGAGTTTCGCGGCGAGATCCGGGTCGACGGCCAGCGGGTCAGCGGCATCGGCAGCGAACGCGGCATCGTGTTTCAGGAGCACCGCCTGTTTCCCTGGCTGACGGTGGCCGAGAACATCGGCCTGGGCCTGGTCAACGAACCCTTGAGCGCCGCCGAGCGCCAGCGGCGGATCGACGACTTCATCGAGCTGGTGGGGCTCAAGGACTTTACCCGGGCCTATCCCCACCAACTGTCCGGCGGCATGGCGCAGCGGGTGGCCATCGCTCGCGGGCTGGTGGCCAGCCCGCGCATCCTGCTGCTGGACGAGCCCTTCGGCGCCCTCGACGCCCTGACCCGCCAGCAGATGCAGGACGAGCTGCTGGCGATCCGCGAGCGGGCAAAAATCACCACGGTACTGGTGACCCACGATGTCGAGGAAGCGATCTTCCTCGCCGACCGGGTGGTGGTGATGGAGCCGCGTCCGGGCCGCATCAAGCGCGTGGTCGAGGTGGCCCTGCCACATCCGCGCCAGCGCAGCGCTTTCGACTTCCACCAACTGCGCGAAGAACTGCTCCACGAACTGACCAGCGATGATCACTACCAGGCGCCGCAGCCGGTGCAGATCCGCGACCTGCCCTTGACCTTCATTGCTTGCTGA